GAAAAGAAATTGGAAGAGGTATGTTTGGAAAATCTGAAGGATACTGGTAAAAAAAGGACTTTTGAAATGTCCCACGGAGAACTAGAGCATTCAGGAAAGGGGACTTGCACTAGTACAAATGTCAATGTCAACGAGCATAGTTTTGACAGTGAACATGCATGCACAAAGGAAACTAAGACGGCCTCTCAAATGGAATTTGATGCACGGAATGAAGAGAGGACAATTGATGGATGGGGTGAGAGAGTAAAGACTAAACAACATGTGAATGTTTCACTAAACACTGAAGAGAGCCGGGACCGAATGTCATCAAGCCATGCTAACGTGTGTAGTGATTATGGAAGGAACACAGTAGCTGATGAGACTGCTATGGTACAAGAAGCGGTAAATATCAAGAAGCCTTCTGAAAGAGCTCATGTATCAAATTCCACCAAAAGCAAAGATAAAAGTCTTGATGAAACTTCTGCTTCAATAGAGAAATATGCTGATGAGAGgataagaagagaaagagagttggAAGAAGATCGTTTgagaaagatagaagaagagatggagagagaaagggaaagacAGAAAGACAGAATGGCTGTTGACAGAGCAGTGCTGGAGGCTGAAAGGGAAAGGGAAAGAGGAAAGGATCGGATGGCAGTTGATAAAGCAACTTTGGAGGCTCGTGATAGAACATATGCTGAAGCTCGGGAGAGAGCAGAGAGGGCTGCCTTTGAGAGAGCAACTGCGGAAGCTCGACAGAGAGTACTGGCTGAAGCCAGAGAGAGACTTGAAAAGGCATGCGCTGAGGCCAGGGACAAAACATATGCTGATAAGGCTGCTGCAGAAGCCAGATTGAAAGCACAGCGAACTGCGGTGGAAAGAGCAACCGTTGAGGCTCGAGAGCGTGCAATGGAAAAAGTAAAGGTTGAGAGAGCGGCATTTGAGTCCAGAGAACGATTAGGGAGGTCTGTCTCTGACAAGTTTAGTGTTTCTTCCAGAAACAGCGGAAGACAGGGCTCTTCGTCCTCAGTAAGTATTCCCAGACCCACTTAAATATGCAAGTGATAAATTTCACTATTGCCTGctgaatttataatatttacatgGCAGGATATGCTGGATCCATTTTGTCAGAACTCTAGTTCCTCCACTCATTCCAGATATCCGTACTCCTCGGTTTATGGTGGTATGTGATGCATGAAACCCATGTCTTACTTTTGTATAAACTTTGCTACGACGCTTTAGTGCTTCCACTAGATAATCCTGACCAGGTATTGTCCTTTGCTTGAAGCTTCCTCTTTTACTGAAAGATCAGAACGAGAAGGTGAATCAGCTCAGAGGTGTAGGGCTAGACTGGAGAGATATCGCCGAACAGCTGAACGTGCAGTAAGTTCTTTAACCTTTTTCATCATGCATTAATtgtacttataaaataaatgagatTGACGATGACTTTTGGGAAAATGTAAGGCAAAAGCTTTGGAAGAAAAGAACATGCGCGATCTTGTAGCTCAGAAGGAGCAAGCTGAGAGAAATGTGAGCTTATATCCAAACATTTGCTTTTTATAGGACCAGATTTGTTGTTACAACATTTTGTTGATTACTCTAGTCTGATACTCTTTGCAGAGATTGGCAGAAACCCTGGATATTGAAGTCAGGAGGTGGTCAAGTGGAAAAGAAGGAAATTTGCGTGCATTGCTTTCAACCTTGCAATATGTAGGTTTTTCATATTCTCAAATAGCCCTTATCACTCCTTTCTCCTCTTATTCTGAACTACTTTTTACTCAAGACAGTAAGGAGGTGATTTGAAGGTCCACTAAACAAGTCTCAAACAAATGAGACTAAATTGGTTTCTTAATCTTTTCTGATTCATGTGGTTCGTTATAATGTCGTTCTTATCTAGTTTTTTCACGTTGTCAGATTCTTGGGCCTGATAGTGGGTGGCAACCAATCCCACTGACGGACGTTATAACTTCTGCTGCTGTCAAGAAAGCTTACAGGAAGGCCACCCTTTGTGTCCATCCCGACAAATTACAGCAGCGTGGAGCAAGTATTCAACACAAATACATATGTGAAAAAGTCTTCGATCTCCTAAAGGTATTTCATGTATGCCATGTTCCAGTTGATTTATTTATGTGAACCTTCATTGGGGGATCTGTAATGTTTAGGTTCTGCCAGAGCGAACCATAATGCTGTTGCAGAACTTCTAATATATCTAGTGCACATGCACTGCACATCATATACACATTAGCATGTGAAAATATGCAAATACGCAAGCATGCCAATAATGCTAATGTGCTTGGTGAGATTGGTATCTGACCTTTTACAAACCTCCAACCCCAAGCTAGAATGTCATAAGTGTTAGCGTTCTGCTTTTTGTTTCTTACTCCATATACGTACCAAGTTGGTTCCAATACCCCTCATTCTGATGATAACGTATCTTGAActtcatttattaattatcatcTTCGACCTCTGATTTTTactctctcttttccttttctgtCCTGTTTCAATATCCAGGAAGCTTGGAACAAATTCAACTCAGAAGAGCGATAGCACAGCACACCTTATGTTTTTTAACATGTGCCTTTACAAGAGAGCAGTTCCCTTCACAAGTCATGTGGGCTACTGGGGACGAATACCACgttcttttatcattttcaacGTTTATTTATCATTCcctaaatatttatatgtaagAAATACTCATCCTACCAAGGCAAAAGTTAAAGGGTAAATACATACAAAAAAACATATAGAGGCTTGTATTTATACCATCAGACAAACTTTGGAATCCCAGTTCTAAATCTTGAATTTATTTCAAGGATATAAAATATCATGAATCTGCACGAAATAGATCGAGTGATTCTATCTATCAGTTTAGTTAAGCaaagatgaaaaattattgATCGCACTTTTACCCTTCCGTTGTTAGTTCTACTTCTCCTATCGGTTTTGTTGTACGACTGACCAGAAAATAAGtgattgatatttttaagttttttggtGAGAAAATAGATTAAAACAGTCAAAATTCACGAGGGAATACTGAATGAGATAAATCTCCAGATCATGCTAACAGAAAATCAGGAGGGAACTAAGATTctaaaagaaacattaaaacTAAGAATGAGCAGCTTGATTTGCTTCTACGATTAAACCTACTcatctccaaaacataattGGTGAATCTGAGAAGGCAGACAAACACTATTGTGCAAAGGAAGGCATTCTCCATTCAAGAACTTTATAGCAGAATGGTAATCTAACTCAATTCGTGTATGTCTATGGCCACGTTTCCAAATCCTCTTCGTCCCAACTGAACAAAAAATGTCCATGATGATCCCGCATTACTACGACTTTTTTCCACATAAGCATCGCTGTTGATCTTTACCCAGCTAAGAGGATTACGATTCCAAGCCTTATCTTGATAATGAAATTGAAGCCACTTGTAGTGTCTCGATGAGGCATTTATCTTCTGCAGCCAGCATGACATAAGCAGAAAACTTCGAAAGAATAGTAGATAGATTCACTAAATAAGAGATTAAACTCACAAAACTGCTGAGACATTCTGTTCAAAAGAACATTCACTACGTTAGAGTTTGTTCCTTGTATTTTCATTAGCCAGAATGCTGTTAGGAAGTGAGTGTTTGCACGTggaaaataattcattttcagCATATCATAATTGTGAACCCAAAAATATGGTTCTATTTTTGGTGctctaatataaaattagtgaTTTTGGAACCAAactaatgtttaaattaaatttagttttaatggGTAAATTTTGTACAAAGTTATGGAAgtcttttttttatacttatatcgTGATAAATTACGAACCTtgacaaataattttaacaaaatcaaaatagcaaacttaaaatttatatatttgatatttgtttttaataaaacaaaaataaataatcaaattccatcttaatattttttttctcttatgatTATTGCCTCTAAAATCATGAGTTTGATAGAAGAGAGATTTTATTAAGAAGTGTGtactaattataaaattaaaagcccttaaataatattcaagactAATTCTTGAAGTTAAGAATGTTATAAATCTTTGAATTTTGATGCGATATTAGAATATGTTTATGTCCCtttgacatattttaatttttaaggttaattagggtttagggtttagaagCTGAGGCTGGAAGACTAGGGCTTAGGAgctacggtttagggtttagtatTTAAGTGTTTGGCGTTTGGGGTTACTGGTTACGGGTTACGAGTTATAGGTTTAGGGTATAGGAGGGTATAGGGCATGGGGCATGGGGCATGGGGCATGGGGCATGGGGCATGGGGCATAGGGCATAGGGCATAGGGATACGGTATACAGTATACGGTATACagtatagggtatagggtatacGGTATAGGGTATAGAGAATAGGTATAGGGTATATGatatagggtatagggtatagggtatagggtataaGGTATAGGGTGTAGGATATAGGTATAAGGTCTAGGGTCAAGGGTCTAGGGACTAGGGTATATGGTATAtggtatagggtatagggtcTAGGGTATNNNNNNNNNNNNNNNNNNNNNNNNNNNNNNNNNNNNNNNNNNNNNNNNNNNNNNNNNNNNNNNNNNNNNNNNNNNNNNNNNNNNNNNNNNNNNNNNNNNNNNNNNNNNNNNNNNNNNNNNNNNNNNNNNNNNNNNNNNNNNNNNNNNNNNNNNNNNNNNNNNNNNNNNNNNNNNNNNNNNNNNNNNNNNNNNNNNNNNNNNNNNNNNNNNNNNNNNNNNNNNNNNNNNNNNNNNNNNNNNNNNNNNNNNNNNNNNNNNNNNNNNNNNNNNNNNNNNNNNNNNNNNNNNNNNNNNNNNNNNNNNNNNNNNNNNNNNNNNNNNNNNNNNNNNNNNNNNNNNNNNNNNNNNNNNNNNNNNNNNNNNNNNNNNNNNNNNNNNNNNNNNNNNNNNNNNNNNNNNNNNNNNNNNNNNNNNNNNNNNNNNNNNNNNNNNNNNNNNNNNNNNNNNNNNNNNNNNNNNNNNNNNNNNNNNNNNNNNNNNNNNNNNNNNNNNNNNNNNNNNNNNNNNNNNNNNNNNNNNNNNNNNNNNNNNNNNNNNNNNNNNNNNNNNNNNNNNNNNNNNNNNNNNNNNNNNNNNNNNNNNNNNNNNNNNNNNNNNNNNNNNNNNNNNNNNNNNNNNNNNNNNNNNNNNNNNNNNNNNNNNNNNNNNNNNNNNNNNNNNNNNNNNNNNNNNNNNNNNNNNNNNNNNNNNNNNNNNNNNNNNNNNNNNNNNNNNNNNNNNNNNNNNNNNNNNNNNNNNNNNNNNNNNNNNNNNNNNNNNNNNNNNNNNNNNNNNNNNNNNNNNNNNNNNNNNNNNNNNNNNNNNNNNNNNNNNNNNNNNNNNNNNNNNNNNNNNNNNNNNNNNNNNNNNNNNNNNNNNNNNNNNNNNNNNNNNNNNNNNNNNNNNNNNNNNNNNNNNNNNNNNNNNNNNNNNNNNNNNNNNNNNNNNNNNNNNNNNNNNNNNNNNNNNNNNNNNNNNNNNNNNNNNNNNNNNNNNNNNNNNNNNNNNNNNNNNNNNNNNNNNNNNNNNNNNNNNNNNNNNNNNNNNNNNNNNNNNNNNNNNNNNNNNNNNNNNNNNNNNNNNNNNNNNNNNNNNNNNNNNNNNNNNNNNNNNNNNNNNNNNNNNNNNNNNNNNNNNNNNNNNNNNNNNNNNNNNNNNNNNNNNNNNNNNNNNNNNNNNNNNNNNNNNNNNNNNNNNNNNNNNNNNNNNNNNNNNNNNNNNNNNNNNNNNNNNNNNNNNNNNNNNNNNNNNNNNNNNNNNNNNNNNNNNNNNNNNNNNNNNNNNNNNNNNNNNNNNNNNNNNNNNNNNNNNNNNNNNNNNNNNNNNNNNNNNNNNNNNNNNNNNNNNNNNNNNNNNNNNNNNNNNNNNNNNNNNNNNNNNNNNNNNNNNNNNNNNNNNNNNNNNNNNNNNNNNNNNNNNNNNNNNNNNNNNNNNNNNNNNNNNNNNNNNNNNNNNNNNNNNNNNNNNNNNNNNNNNNNNNNNNNNNNNNNNNNNNNNNNNNNNNNNNNNNNNNNNNNNNNNNNNNNNNNNNNNNNNNNNNNNNNNNNNNNNNNNNNNNNNNNNNNNNNNNNNNNNNNNNNNNNNNNNNNNNNNNNNNNNNNNNNNNNNNNNNNNNNNNNNNNNNNNNNNNNNNNNNNNNNNNNNNNNNNNNNNNNNNNNNNNNNNNNNNNNNNNNNNNNNNNNNNNNNNNNNNNNNNNNNNNNNNNNNNNNNNNNNNNNNNNNNNNNNNNNNNNNNNNNNNNNNNNNNNNNNNNNNNNNNNNNNNNNNNNNNNNNNNNNNNNNNNNNNNNNNNNNNNNNNNNNNNNNNNNNNNNNNNNNNNNNNNNNNNNNNNNNNNNNNNNNNNNNNNNNNNNNNNNNNNNNNNNNNNNNNNNNNNNNNNNNNNNNNNNNNNNNNNNNNNNNNNNNNNNNNNNNNNNNNNNNNNNNNNNNNNNNNNNNNNNNNNNNNNNNNNNNNNNNNNNNNNNNNNNNNNNNNNNNNNNNNNNNNNNNNNNNNNNNNNNNNNNNNNNNNNNNNNNNNNNNNNNNNNNNNNNNNNNNNNNNNNNNNNNNNNNNNNNNNNNNNNNNNNNNNNNNNNNNNNNNNNNNNNNNNNNNNNNNNNNNNNNNNNNNNNNNNNNNNNNNNNNNNNNNNNNNNNNNNNNNNNNNNNNNNNNNNNNNNNNNNNNNNNNNNNNNNNNNNNNNNNNNNNNNNNNNNNNNNNNNNNNNNNNNNNNNNNNNNNNNNNNNNNNNNNNNNNNNNNNNNNNNNNNNNNNNNNNNNNNNNNNNNNNNNNNNNNNNNNNNNNNNNNNNNNNNNNNNNNNNNNNNNNNNNNNNNNNNNNNNNNNNNNNNNNNNNNNNNNNNNNNNNNNNNNNNNNNNNNNNNNNNNNNNNNNNNNNNNNNNNNNNNNNNNNNNNNNNNNNNNNNNNNNNNNNNNGGTTAGGTTAACCGCGGTTAGGTTAACCGCGGTTAGGTTAACCGCGGTTAGGTTAACCGCGGTTAGGTTAACCGCGGTTAGGTTAACCGCCGTTAGTTAACCGTGGTTAGTTAACCGCGGTTAGGTAACCGGGGTTAGTTAACCACGATTAAGTTATCCGCGGTTAACTAATGGCGGTTAAGTTAACCGNAGTTAACTCGGTTAGGCCGTCGACGATTAGTCAGCCGACAGTTAGTCAATCCTGCGTTTGACTAGCCTAGTCGCGATTAATTAGCCGCGATTAATAACCATTGACTAACTAGCGGTTGACTAACAATTGACTAACCGTCGATTGACTAACTGTCGCTGACTAACCATCCCTGACTCACCGTCTTTGACTTACCGTCGATGTAATAACCGTCGGTGGACTAACTCTCAGTTGACTAACCGTCACTTAACTAACCATCGTTGGTCATGGCTAGTTAGCCAAGGTTATATANTCGCGGCTAGTTAACTGTGGCTAGTTAACAACAACTATTTAATTGAGGGTTAATCAACCAACGATTAATTAACCGACAATTAGTCAACAGACGATTAATCGACCGANGGTTAGTCAACCGATAGTTGATCAACTCACAATTAATCAACTGACGGTTAGTTGACTGATGATTATTCGACGGACGGTTAGTTAACTAACGGTTAGTCAAACACGATTAATCAATCAACTGTTAATCAATCGACGTTTAATCAATCAACGATTAATCGATCAACGATTAGTCAATGAATAGTTAATCAGACGACAATTAATGAAACAAGTGTTAATCGGACGACATTTAGTCCAAcaatagttatatttaataaaaaggagCACACTGCAAATAATTCCTAAATGCTGACCAACTATAATCTattaatattctaataatatgTCGAGATCAATTTAGTAGTTATTGACCACAACCACGGAATTTAAATATTAGTGATTAATATACcactcataataataataataataaaaataatgaaccTATtgcacataaataaatatatttaaaattttctttaatttaaattttattcattttcgtAGTTAATGACCAAAACTATGgaatataaatattagtgattcataataaaaactatttaaattatagaatttagaaactgatcataattttttattcataataaaaagtattttagttaataaaaacttttagtttataaattgataacTTTAGTAGCTAACTATTTTTAgtctataaaattaataattatttatacatatttttataatgataataatgtttaaatctcagtttgaaaataactttattCCTACCACACGGTACCGGAACAAAGATTCCAAATCTTGGGTCAAATCAAGCAGAGTTCTTCATCGATAAGCTTTTCTCTTCGAGGCTGGCTTCGGTTTCGTCTTCTTCGGAACACCTGGGCATTCTGGGATCACCGGGATTTTGTTTTCCGAGGATGTTGGAGTCGTGTAACCGTCATCATCCTCGTTTCCCGATCCCATGTACGAGGAAGGAATGTCCAGTTTGAAGGTGATGGCACATACCAGTTTCGTGCTAACGATGATGCTGTTGCGTTGGTGTTAGTTTTGCTGTTCTTGATGGCGATCCATGTTgtcttgttgttgttggtgaCGTTCTTGCACCGATAGGTGTTTGAGTTTGAAAAGGTGGTGATCTTCTTGGTGTTTGAGTTTGATAATAAGATAGCTGCTATAGGCCTAGGCAATGCAGGGAAGTGTAGCAAACAGAAAAATTATGAACCACAATGCAATGTAAACATACCTTGACAATCTGACGCAAAAAGTAATCACCATAACGTTTCGCAGGCTTGGACTCCACAACATGAATTGTGTCCTGCAGCAAATTGAAAAGATGTTCAACATTTGCAAGCACTATTTTAGAAACAGGAGAACTGCCAGAGTTAAACTCCTTGAGACTGAAAATCATATGAACTGTCCAATATTTATAGCATTGGTACAAAGTCAGGGAGCCAGTTCACCACTATAGTCCCTTTACACTACTCTTATTCTTAATATACATAGAAGTAAAAACATCAATGGTCTATCAGTAAAGACTGAGTGCAAGTAAATGATATTAttaggaaaaactttttttaacaacacttttttaacaattttttgacaacacatacgtgacagattgtgattggtctgttttaaatattttttaaacataaatttaaataaaccaataaaataatgacacgtgtcgtgttataaaaaaagttataaaaaagtgttgtcaaaatatcattatggATATTATTATCAAAGAAACAAGTTCGACTAAAAAGGACAAGCATGACAATATGGCCTGGAAAATGATTTAAGATGGATATATAAGTAAATGATTTAAAATGGATATATAATCTGATAAAAAGACCCTTTTATATAATAGTTCactaaaaagattatataagattataaaaacactaaaataaaaaactcattTCCTACAAGAAATCTATATGTAAGGCCATGAATCCATAAAAGATTGTATAACATCATAAAAACACAAAGTGCCACTATTCAGCCATCTATCGGATCCAGTACAGCAGCCCTATAGCCAGTAGGGACTGCTCTACACCCCTACATCACCATAACACGCTACTTAAAACACTAATTAAATTGTATTCTATCCATTAATCTGCATACAATTCTTGGAATTATCTCTCTCTGCGATGTTACAAATGCACAAAGAAACCTATGAAATTGTGAGGGTGAGAACTATAATGCTTCAGAATATAGGGGTTATTACACCTGCTTTCCTATATTTATAGCCATAGAGTGATGACCAGTGAAAAACGAAGGAATAAATCGGATATGTTTGAGTGTGATAATTGCTTGGCGCCATTATAACTACCTTTTGCAACTGCTTTAGCTTAAATTTTAATGCTTCTTAAATGAATTAAGTTAAAGGACATGTTggaaaataagacaaaaaaaacgGTTGCCACAAACCTCTAAATAAATGTTACAAGAGGGTTTTGTATCTGCATGAGACTTTTCAACTGGATATAGATTGACAtcacttaataaaaatacaacttCTTGACAATTCAATACATTAATATTTGAAtgtgtttcttttatattttaatataaattattaatcaatattaTCGTATTGTTAGAATAGGttgtaaaataaatgtattttattttcacacctGGCTGAATAATTCTAGGAGCTGCATCCAACACCTCCCTTGCATTCTATAAATTACAAATCAATTAATCCATAATTAGAGGCTAAAGTCTACAccaacacaaaatataaaataagcaAATCTTTTAAAGACCTTTCATGTCTGAAAATTTACTAAAGTTTAACAGTTTCTGAATTTGTCATCATTCAATTCAAAACTCATTATGATTaagtaatttttctatttttgagcATTTGTATATGCATAGTATTAGTTgtttaatgtatataaaaatatcagaaaaagCAGTCATCCTACTATCCACCATCCTGCTATCCCATTTTATGGGCAGTAACTATGCACCGTTATTCTGAATTTATAACTATGATTGAGATGGTAGAGGAGTAAAAACAACTAATATATAAGAGAATTTACAGAGACAAAGAATGGTAACTAGCTTACATGACAAGTTTCCCTCATTCTCTCGATTTTAGGGTGATTCAGTATCAATAATTAACTAGTGATTGACAATCTCTAATAACTAAATCAATACATTGGGGATATTAAATTGGATCAATCAGATTTGATGGGAGAGGCGAAACTGAAAGCTCAAAGTTTGACATAAATACATGCCTATACTTCTGCAGAAATGACAAGATCATAGAGAAGAGGATACGACCTATCCTATATCTTTAATGctatatttttgagaaaattgcCCTGCACCTTTGGTAAGTGACTCTACTATAGCACCAAACTACAAATTAAAAGCTGAACATTAACTTAAACACTAAAACACGAATCATGGACTATTCTTCAAAATGAAAGACAATGTAGTCAATATTTTTGatgtataaaaaagaaaaagaaaaattgcgTCTGCTGCATACTGCTAAAATGCAATTTTTCTTAAAGAGTTAACACTTTCTAGcacctaataataataataagcacTCAACctcaaatctaaaaaatatgattaatataacaaattagttgtccataacaaataataatcaagTATAGCAAAATTTCAATAGTTGCAAAGAGCAAAAAAAAAGCTAGAAATCAGAAACACCCTTGGTTATGGGAGGTAGTAGGTACCCAAGCACCAAGCAACCACgaaatttcattcaacaacattaagacaaaagAAATTCAGGACGAATGAAATAAAGaatctaaaattgaaaaaccaaAACATAAGCTTGAAACCAACAGGacaataaattaatgaattaaataaacatCATACTACTGACTGAGGAAGAAGCAATGGCGGATCCACAACCGAAGGTCTCAGCTTCTAAAATTTCCGGTAATCACGTGATCCAGTTCCTCATCAGCGACATTCAGCTTCTCAACAAAATGTCTACTATTATTCCTAATCCAAATCATGAATCATCTTCACCTAGAATAGTCATATCCTATTTGATACAATCATATATTAAGAAGAATAGAGGTAATCCTTGTACACTAAGATTTGACTAATTCCagaattaaaagtatataaagaGGATCAACTAGATGCTGAGAGAAACTTAAGTCAACAATCTGGGATAAAAAGTTTGCAGAATAAAGCAAATAAAAGAACACTGAACTAAAATCAGACAACTCTACTATCGTAGACACACTACTTTTAAACTAAAATCCTCGAAATCGTAACAAGTTTTAACTAAATGCAGAGGCAAACACTGAACAAGAGCTTTTTGCTAATTAAGAGTTCATAGGGTTTTCAAAATCGACCATTATTATACCAAACAGAATAGCAGAGTCGTGCATTCAAGGCATAacacaaaatttacatttagcATAGGAGCACGAAGCAGAGGGTGCCACGCAGGAGACGAGTCAGCAGAAGATCGTGACAGAGGAGAACGATAACAAGGCTTTGCCAGGCAAACACCTTCGGCGCGACACCACAAGAAGGCACAACACATTTTAACCATCAAtcattttttctctaatatatttttaatatatttattattaaaaatcaaatcatatttaaaatgttaattctttatcttttatattatttttttcattcttaagtttatgtttgtataatttttaaatacttaatcattccataaattattatatgataacttatatttaaaattttaattacctttttgTCTGTTGATTTACTTGATATGAGTTTCTACTAA
This genomic stretch from Vigna radiata var. radiata cultivar VC1973A chromosome 7, Vradiata_ver6, whole genome shotgun sequence harbors:
- the LOC111242120 gene encoding uncharacterized protein LOC111242120, whose amino-acid sequence is MCCAFLWCRAEGVCLAKPCYRSPLSRSSADSSPAWHPLLRAPMLNDTIHVVESKPAKRYGDYFLRQIVKITTFSNSNTYRCKNVTNNNKTTWIAIKNSKTNTNATASSLARNWYVPSPSNWTFLPRTWDRETRMMTVTRLQHPRKTKSR